Proteins encoded together in one Bradyrhizobium sp. CB82 window:
- a CDS encoding MFS transporter, which produces MTDLSAHMKPAAMEMHEHSPGVVLRSLVIGLTAFLTVVDLFATQAILPSLTRHYGVTPAAMGFAVNASTFGMAIAGLVVGFFSPHIDRRLGILLSLTLLAIPTSLLAIAPNITVFTILRVAQGLCMASAFTLTLAYLGEQCSAMDAGGAFAAYITGNVASNLIGRLVSAAVADGLGLAWNFYFFAALNLAGAVLVYFSIHRVQPMQVMMAIDSPLSAMLAHWRNPRLRAAYGLGFCILFAFIGTFTFVNFVLVRPPLSLGMMDLGLVYFVFLPSIFTTLLAGRVAAWLGTRLTIWAALGVAVIGLPLMLTSHLPLVLTGMVLVGVGTFFAQAAATGFVGQAASENRGIASGTYLACYFFGGLVGTALLGRLFDSFGWMACVIGVTGSLFAAALLTAMLTPQQ; this is translated from the coding sequence ATGACCGATTTGTCCGCCCACATGAAGCCGGCCGCGATGGAGATGCACGAGCATTCGCCGGGTGTCGTGCTTCGCTCGCTCGTGATCGGACTGACCGCATTTTTGACCGTTGTCGACCTGTTCGCAACGCAAGCGATCCTCCCCTCCTTGACGCGCCACTACGGCGTGACCCCGGCGGCTATGGGATTTGCGGTCAATGCCAGCACATTTGGAATGGCAATCGCAGGTCTCGTCGTTGGCTTCTTCAGCCCGCATATCGACCGAAGGCTCGGTATTCTTCTAAGCCTGACGCTACTCGCGATCCCCACAAGTCTGCTTGCGATCGCACCTAATATCACCGTCTTCACAATACTGCGCGTCGCGCAGGGTCTGTGCATGGCTTCTGCATTTACCCTGACGCTTGCCTACCTTGGTGAGCAGTGCAGCGCTATGGACGCGGGCGGTGCGTTTGCCGCCTACATCACCGGCAACGTTGCCAGCAATCTGATTGGCCGGCTGGTCTCCGCCGCAGTTGCCGACGGTCTGGGCCTGGCCTGGAACTTCTATTTCTTCGCGGCCTTGAATCTCGCCGGCGCCGTCCTGGTCTACTTCTCCATACATCGCGTGCAACCAATGCAGGTGATGATGGCGATCGACTCACCGCTCAGCGCCATGCTCGCGCATTGGCGAAATCCTCGGCTACGGGCAGCCTACGGCCTCGGCTTCTGCATTCTGTTCGCCTTTATCGGCACCTTCACATTCGTGAACTTCGTTTTGGTACGGCCACCACTATCGCTCGGCATGATGGACCTCGGCCTTGTCTACTTCGTCTTTCTGCCGTCGATTTTCACGACCCTGCTTGCCGGAAGGGTCGCCGCGTGGCTCGGGACTCGCTTGACGATCTGGGCCGCCCTTGGCGTTGCCGTGATAGGCCTCCCTCTGATGCTTACGTCGCATTTGCCGCTGGTTCTCACCGGAATGGTACTGGTTGGCGTCGGAACGTTCTTCGCGCAGGCAGCAGCGACCGGCTTCGTCGGCCAGGCCGCCAGTGAGAACCGGGGAATCGCCAGTGGGACGTATCTTGCCTGCTATTTCTTTGGAGGGCTTGTGGGTACCGCGCTTCTAGGCCGACTATTCGATTCCTTTGGATGGATGGCCTGTGTGATCGGCGTGACCGGCTCTTTGTTCGCGGCCGCGCTGCTCACCGCGATGTTGACGCCACAGCAATGA
- a CDS encoding LLM class flavin-dependent oxidoreductase has translation MKRIGFLSFGHWTPSPQSQTRSAADTLLQSIELAVAAEELGADGAYFRVHHFARQLASPFPLLAAVGARTGRIEIGTAVIDMRYENPLYMAEDAGSADLIAGGRLQLGISRGSPEQVIDGWRYFGYQPAEGQSDADMGRRHAEIFLDLLRGEGFAKPNPQPMFPNPPGLLRLEPHSEGLRERVWWGAGSNATAVWAARLGMNLQSSTLKNDETGEAFHVQQAAQIRAYRAAWKEAGHTREPRVSVSRSIFALMDDRDRAYFGRGGESEDQIGFIDAQTRAIFGRSYAAEPDVLIEQLRNDEAITEADTLLLTIPNQLGVAYCAHAIEAILKHVAPALGWR, from the coding sequence ATGAAAAGAATCGGCTTTCTCTCGTTCGGGCACTGGACGCCCTCGCCGCAATCGCAGACCCGCTCGGCCGCGGATACGCTGTTGCAATCCATCGAGCTCGCCGTCGCTGCCGAGGAACTGGGCGCGGACGGGGCCTATTTCCGCGTCCATCATTTCGCGCGCCAGCTTGCTTCGCCCTTTCCGCTGCTGGCGGCGGTCGGGGCGAGGACTGGCCGTATCGAGATCGGCACGGCAGTGATCGACATGCGCTACGAGAATCCGCTCTATATGGCGGAGGACGCTGGTAGCGCCGATCTGATCGCCGGTGGACGCCTGCAGCTCGGCATCAGCCGCGGCTCGCCGGAGCAGGTGATCGATGGCTGGCGCTATTTCGGCTATCAGCCGGCCGAGGGGCAGAGCGATGCCGACATGGGCCGGCGTCACGCCGAGATCTTCCTCGACCTCTTGCGCGGCGAGGGTTTTGCGAAACCCAATCCGCAGCCGATGTTTCCGAACCCGCCCGGCCTGCTGCGCCTCGAGCCACATTCGGAAGGCCTGCGCGAGCGCGTCTGGTGGGGCGCCGGATCGAACGCCACCGCCGTCTGGGCCGCCAGGCTTGGCATGAACCTGCAAAGCTCGACGCTGAAGAACGACGAGACCGGCGAAGCCTTCCACGTGCAGCAGGCCGCGCAGATTCGTGCCTACCGCGCCGCCTGGAAGGAGGCCGGCCATACCCGCGAGCCGCGCGTTTCGGTCAGCCGCAGCATTTTCGCGCTGATGGATGATCGCGACCGCGCCTATTTCGGACGCGGCGGCGAATCTGAGGACCAGATCGGATTCATCGACGCGCAGACGCGCGCGATCTTCGGCCGCAGCTATGCCGCCGAGCCGGACGTCCTGATCGAGCAGCTCCGCAACGACGAGGCCATCACTGAAGCCGACACGCTGCTGCTGACCATCCCCAACCAGTTGGGCGTCGCCTACTGCGCCCATGCGATCGAAGCGATTTTGAAGCACGTCGCGCCCGCGCTTGGGTGGCGCTGA
- a CDS encoding PLP-dependent aminotransferase family protein, which produces MSAIRAKVAGRVLGPGDRLPSIRKLAVAMGVSPSTVVEAYDRLAAEGLIRARRGSGFYVAATTMPPLALADVEPRRDRAVDPFWVSRQSLDADAAALKPGCGWLPADWMPEAALRRAFRALARSDDGVLADYGTTRGSLALRRYLLARFAEDGIEASIDQLLLTGSGTQATDLVCRFLLRPGDTVLVDDPCYFNFRALLRAHQVKIVGVPYTPSGPDVARFEATLEAHRPRLYITNSALHNPTGATLSLQTAHRVLRAAAAHELAIIEDDIFADLEPERSPRLAALDGLANVIRIGSFSKTLSASVRCGYIAARADWIEHLVDLQVATSFGGPSPVATEVIAKVFAGGSYRKHMDELRQKLTRTRREVARKLGALGIEPWLTPRGGFFLWCRLPDGQNATHVARAALAQDVVLAPGNVFSVSQTAGHFMRFNVAQSTEPRMWDVMRRALKAAEGA; this is translated from the coding sequence ATGAGCGCAATCCGAGCCAAGGTCGCGGGCCGCGTCCTTGGCCCCGGCGACCGCCTGCCGTCGATCCGCAAGCTTGCCGTGGCCATGGGCGTTTCGCCCTCCACCGTGGTGGAAGCCTATGATCGGCTGGCAGCCGAAGGCTTGATCCGGGCGCGTCGCGGCTCCGGATTCTATGTCGCGGCGACCACCATGCCGCCGCTCGCGCTCGCCGATGTCGAGCCGCGCCGCGACCGCGCTGTCGATCCGTTCTGGGTCTCGAGGCAATCGCTCGATGCCGATGCAGCCGCGCTCAAGCCGGGTTGCGGCTGGCTGCCGGCCGACTGGATGCCGGAGGCGGCCTTGCGCCGCGCGTTTCGCGCGCTCGCCCGCAGCGATGACGGCGTGCTCGCAGACTATGGCACCACGCGCGGCTCGCTGGCATTGCGCCGGTACTTGCTGGCCCGCTTTGCCGAGGACGGCATCGAGGCCTCGATCGACCAGCTCCTGCTCACGGGTTCAGGAACGCAAGCGACCGACCTCGTCTGCCGCTTCCTGCTGCGGCCCGGCGACACCGTGCTGGTCGATGATCCCTGCTACTTCAATTTTCGCGCGCTGCTCCGCGCGCATCAGGTGAAAATCGTGGGCGTGCCCTACACGCCGTCGGGCCCGGACGTCGCTCGTTTCGAGGCGACCCTCGAAGCTCACCGGCCGCGCCTCTACATCACCAATTCCGCGCTCCACAACCCGACCGGCGCCACGCTGTCGCTGCAGACTGCGCATCGCGTGCTCCGCGCCGCCGCTGCACATGAGCTGGCGATCATCGAGGACGACATCTTTGCCGATCTCGAGCCCGAGCGCTCGCCGCGCCTCGCCGCGCTCGACGGGCTCGCCAACGTCATCCGAATCGGCAGCTTTTCCAAGACGCTCTCCGCTTCGGTGCGCTGCGGTTATATCGCCGCGCGCGCCGACTGGATCGAGCATCTCGTCGATCTCCAGGTCGCAACCAGCTTTGGCGGCCCGAGCCCGGTTGCGACCGAAGTGATTGCGAAGGTGTTCGCCGGCGGCAGCTACCGCAAGCACATGGACGAGCTCAGGCAAAAGCTCACGCGCACGCGGCGCGAGGTGGCGCGAAAACTCGGGGCGCTGGGCATCGAGCCGTGGCTGACGCCGCGGGGCGGATTCTTTCTGTGGTGCCGCCTGCCCGACGGGCAGAATGCAACGCATGTCGCGCGTGCGGCGCTCGCCCAAGACGTGGTGCTCGCGCCGGGCAACGTGTTCAGCGTGTCGCAAACGGCCGGGCACTTCATGCGATTCAACGTCGCGCAATCGACCGAACCGCGCATGTGGGACGTGATGCGGCGGGCGTTGAAGGCGGCTGAGGGAGCGTGA
- a CDS encoding DMT family transporter, whose product MQAAGNGWGNGLLGVVIFSGSLPATRVAVGGFSATFLTSARAVIAALLGAALLALLRQERPARKDLASLAIVSLGVVIGFPLLTALALKHITSAHSIVFIGLLPLATAVFAVLRGRERPQLRFWLFSILGSATVAGFALSGGSAGSLTGDLLMVAAILLCGLGYAEGATLSRRLGGWQVISWALILALPLMLPVAIVSLPQTWDGIGLPAWVGLAYVSVFSMFVGFVFWYRGLALGGIARIGQLQQLQPFFGLALAGLVLHEPVAWTMVAATAIVVICVAFARRFA is encoded by the coding sequence ATGCAAGCGGCCGGCAACGGATGGGGTAACGGACTCCTGGGCGTCGTCATCTTCAGCGGCTCGCTGCCGGCGACGCGCGTCGCCGTCGGCGGCTTTTCGGCAACCTTCCTAACTTCGGCGCGCGCGGTGATCGCAGCGCTCCTGGGCGCAGCCTTGCTTGCCCTGCTTCGTCAGGAGCGGCCCGCGCGAAAAGACCTCGCCTCGCTCGCCATCGTCTCGCTGGGCGTCGTGATCGGCTTTCCGCTGCTGACCGCGCTGGCGCTCAAGCACATCACCTCGGCGCATTCGATCGTCTTCATCGGCCTGTTGCCGCTTGCGACCGCCGTCTTCGCCGTGCTGCGCGGCCGCGAGCGGCCGCAACTGCGGTTCTGGCTATTCTCGATCCTCGGCAGCGCAACGGTTGCGGGTTTTGCGCTGTCGGGCGGCAGCGCGGGCTCGCTCACCGGCGATCTCCTGATGGTGGCCGCGATCCTGCTCTGCGGCCTCGGCTACGCCGAAGGCGCGACGCTCTCCCGCCGGCTCGGCGGCTGGCAGGTCATCTCATGGGCGCTGATCCTCGCGCTGCCATTGATGCTGCCGGTTGCGATCGTGTCGTTGCCGCAAACCTGGGACGGCATCGGGCTTCCTGCCTGGGTCGGCCTTGCCTACGTCTCGGTCTTCAGCATGTTCGTCGGCTTCGTGTTCTGGTACCGCGGCCTCGCCCTCGGCGGCATCGCTCGCATCGGCCAGCTGCAACAGCTTCAACCCTTCTTCGGCCTCGCGCTCGCCGGCCTCGTCCTGCACGAGCCGGTGGCGTGGACGATGGTGGCTGCGACCGCGATCGTGGTTATCTGTGTCGCCTTCGCGCGGCGGTTTGCGTGA